The nucleotide window GCTTCTTGTCGCCCCAGATGTCTTTGAAGGCGCTCTCCACGTGCCGGAAGTCCAGGTCGAAAAGCTTGACGACGGCGCCGAGGCCGACCGTATTCCGCATCAGGGCGTTCGGCGAGAGCGTCTGCGCCTTCTTGCGAAGCGGGATCCCGATCAGCCGCACGTTCTTGCGGAGCTTCTTCGGGTCCGGCTTCGTGCCGTCCACGTCGTACACGATTGCGCCGCCCTCGTTGACGTCGCCTTGGTGCACGTCCATCGTCTGCTGGTTCAGGCACATCACGACGTCCGGGTCGACGCCTTGCGAGAGGACGGGATCGAGCCCGCCGCGGACCTGGGTCCAGACATGGCCGCCCCGGATCACGCTCTGATACGACGAATACGTCCACGTGTTCAGGCCGCTCCGCGCGCAGATCTTCGCGAAGCTCTCCGCGGTCGACGAGACGCCGTCCCCTGCGGCGCCCCCGATGCGGGCTACGAGGTCTCGCTTCGACATGATCGCACCCGACGTCGGCGGACTCCCTCTCCGGCTTCCCTCTTCAACACCGTCCCAATTTAATATACTCTTGCATCGGATGGGACGAGAGGCAAGCAGTCGAAGACCACTACGAGGTGCGTGGTCGTAGCTCCGGTTGGCTCAAAATCAGGTCAGCGTATCCGAGGCCCTGAAGGTCGGTTTCTCTGTACCCTCCATTCTTCAGACGTCGGAAGGACCGAAAGATTGCGAACGTACCCGTCCTGCGGAAACCTGGCTTCCGAGGGTCCCCTACCGGCGGGCCAAACGGGGTGATCACGAGATGACGAATCCGCTTCGGCAAGAATCCGAACACCAAAATCCAAACCGGGCGTTCGAGTACGATGAGAAGCGCCACATACTTGGGCCCAACGATTTTCATGGAAATCACACCTTCTGGAAGAGGCTTCTCGTAGAGCGCATCTCCCACATCCGGGATGACCTGTACTTTGTCTCCAAGCTCGAATAACGGGCCGAATTGAGTTTCGTCAACAGCGTCATCTCGAATAGTATGCCACCTGCCGACACGCCAAGTGTCTTCCAGTCCGTCAGTTAGGTCGAATGGGCGATTTGCTCGAATAAACTCTTGCGTGTGATGTCTCGCATGGACGGAGGGCCGCCCGCCGAAGAAACGCTTTTCCGGGCGGCCGCGTTCCTCCCGCGATCGGCGATGAAGGCGGTACCCGACCTCCCGAAGCACCCGAAGCCGCTCGGGCCGTACTCGCACTGCGTCGTGGCGAACGGATTCGTGTTCGTCTCCGGGCAGACGCCTCTCGTGCCCGGCGGCAAGCCGGGCGAATGGGCGGCGGCCGATGCGGCAGGCCAGACGCGACAATGCCTTCGGAATGTACAGTCCATCCTCGAGGAGCTCGGTCTCGGGATGAGCGCTGTCGTGAAGACGACGGTCTTCCTCGCGGATCCGAAAGACTTCGCCGCGATGAACGAAGCGTACAAGGAATTCTTCCCGGAGGATCCGCCGGCGCGATCTCCCGCGAGGATCGGCACGGAGCCCCCGGGGTTGCGGGTC belongs to Thermoplasmata archaeon and includes:
- a CDS encoding RidA family protein; protein product: MKAVPDLPKHPKPLGPYSHCVVANGFVFVSGQTPLVPGGKPGEWAAADAAGQTRQCLRNVQSILEELGLGMSAVVKTTVFLADPKDFAAMNEAYKEFFPEDPPARSPARIGTEPPGLRVVIEAIAVYEPRAEE